GCCGCCGCGCTGAAGTCCACCACGACCACCTCCAGCGCCAGCAGGGCGAAGAGGAAGATGTTCAGGAGCTCGTCGGCCAGGTGCCAGAACGCATCGAACTTCTCCCGGCTGGACAGGGCAGCGGGCCGGCGGTCCGTCAGGGAGCCGACCAGCAGGCCGGCGGCCACGGCCGCCAGTGGCGCAGACACGTGGAGATGGGCGGCCATGGCGGTGCATGCCAGCACCAGGCTGAGGGTGATCAGCATCTCGACCACGAAATCCTGAACCGAGCGCAGGGCCAGGTACGCGGCCAGGCCCAGCAGACCCCCCAGCAGCAACCCGCCGACCGCTTCCTGGGCGAAGAAGGTCAGGACGCCGCCCACGCCCAGGTCCGGGCCGTGTCCCCCCGCCCCCGCGGCCGCGATCCCCGCCAGCACGGCGAAGGCCACCACGCCCACCCCGTCGTTGAAGAGGCTTTCCCCGGCCACCAGCGTTTCAATACGCTTGGGCACGTTGGCCTGCTTGAGCATGCCCAGCACCGCCACCGGATCCGTGGGGGAGATCAGCGCCCCGAACAACAGGCAGGAGACGAACGAGATGTCCAGGTTGAAGAGCGCCAGCAGGCCGTACAGCGCCCCGCCCACCAGAGCGATGGAGATGGCGGTGGAGAGCAGGGCGAAGGCGATGACCGGGCCACGCAGGCTCCACAGCGCATGCGAGTTGACCCCCAGCGCCCCGGCGAACAGCAGGAAGGACAGCACGCCCTGGAAGACGAAGTCGCTGAATTCGATTCCCCGAACCACCTCGACGGCCGAGAGGGCAAGGGGCACCCGCAGCGCCACCAGGATCAGCAGCACCAGGCTGATCAGGAGGCCGCCGACGGTGACGCCGATGGACGCCGGCAGTCTGAGATACCGGGCGTTCACGAATGCCAGCGCCGCCGTGACACACACCAGCAGCGTGGACAGGTCGAGCAGGCTCATCCGCCTGCCCCCGTCAGCGTGAACACCACGTAGTACAGGCCGAGGGCCAGGGTGGTGGTCACCACGGCAATCGGCGTGGCATACGTCATGAAGCGGCCGAAGCTCAGGGGATGGCCCTCCCGCGCGGCAATGTCCGAGACCACGATGTTGGCCGACGCACCGATCAGGGTGAGATTGCCGCCCAGACAGGCCCCGAGACTCAGGGCCCACCACAGCGGATCCATGGCCGTTCCCAGGGTGCCCTGCAGTTCCCTGAGCACACTCGCCATGCTGATGGTAAAGGGAATGTTGTCGACGAACCCGCTGATGATGGCGCTGGAAACGCCCACCAGCAGGATGCCCAGCCCGATATCGCCGTCGATGGCGGTGGTCAGGGCGGTGGCCACGCGCCCGAAGACCCCCACGTGCTCCAGGGCCCCCACCACGATGAACAGGCCCATGAAGAACAGCAGCGTGGCCCATTCCACCTGCTCGAACAGCTCCACGGGGGACAGATCGGCAATCAGAAGCAGGAAGGTGCTGGTGGTGAGCGCGACCAGCCCCGCCTCCAGTCCGATGGGATGCCCGACCATGAACAGCAGCAGCGTCACGGCGAACACGGCCAGGGCCTGACGCATCAGTTTCGGATTCGTCCTGACCGGTGTGGGATCGGCCAGCACCTGCTGCAGCCGCTCGGTCGAGCCCGCCGCGTTCAGGTGGCCCCGCCAGCGCATCAGGACGTGCATCAGGGCGATGCCGACGATGGTCGCCACCACCGCGTAGGGGGCCACATTGACCAGAAAGTCCCCGAAGCCCTTCCCGGCCACGGAGCCGATGATGATGTTGGGGGGATCCCCCACCAGCGTGGCCGTCCCGCCCGTGTTGCTCGCCAGGATGACGGCAATCAGATACGGAATGGGCTTGAGGCCCAGCCGGGTCACCACGGTGACCACCACCGGGGCCATGAACAGCACGGTGGTCACGTTGTCGAGGAAGGCACTGAACACCGCGGTCAGCACGCTGAACGTCCACAGCACCCGGACCGGTTCGCCCCGGGTATAGAGCATGGCCCGGCGGGCGACCAGATCGAAAAAGCCGCTCCTGCTGAGGACATTGACGATGTTCATCATGCCGAACAGCAGAAAGATGGTGTTGAAGTCGATGCTGCCCCACGCCTGATCGGGCGAGAGCAGCCCGACGATCATCACGGCGCAGGCGCCCAGCAGGGCCGCCACCGTGCGGTGGACGAATTTCTCCATCAGGATCAGGGCGTAGGTCAGCACGAACAGGGCGATGGCGACGGCCGTCATGGTGGTGTCGCTCAGGGTCACGCCCAGGGTGTCGAGGAGGGTGGGATGGTCGGCGGCGTGGGGGTCAGTCATACGGCGTCCAGGGGCATCAGCGCAGGGGGAGGGTCAGGAGGAGGACGATCACGCCAGCCGCCGCCGCGGTCAGGGCAAACGCGACGATGAACAGGATGATCTCCCTCGCGGTGGGCGGTGGAGCGGGTGGCGGTTCGGGGGTGGGGTCGTCTGGGGACATGCGGCACCTCCAGGGCACACGAGAACGAGAACCAACAACGGAGGAGCCCGCAGCAGCAGACTCCTCCAGTTCGGCGTATGGTCGCCGGTACCTGATCCCAGGGGACTCAGGGTTGTCGACCCAGTGTACAGGGTCACGCCAGCCGGGGTGGCCGTCGACGCTCGTGCCGCGAAATCTCCCGGCGCCCATCCAGGGCCGCAGGACGCCACGGGGGACAGCGGCCGGCCGATGGCGGAGGACGAACGTCGGGACGGCCGGACGCCGCAGCGTGGCCAGCAGCGTCTGCGCCGTGACCGCGCTCAGTCCCGGGTCAGTGTCCGGAGCCTCGGGCGACCGCGCCGGGTGTGCCGTAGACCGCCAGCCGGTCGATCAGGGTGGCCGAGGCCTCGTTCAGGCCGATGAGCTCCGGGGTGACGCCCTGCCGCATGAACCTCAGCATCACCTTGTCCAGCGCCCCGACCGCCGAGCCGTCCCAGAAATGCGCGCCGTGCAGGTCGATGACCACCCGCGGGGCGGGATGCCCGAACTCGAACTGGTGCAGGAAGTCGTGCGTGCTGACGAAGAACAGCTGACCCCGCACCCGGTACGTGCGGGTGCCATCGGGGCCGTCCTCATGACTCACCTGCGAGAGCTGGGAGACCTTGCGCGCGAACATCAGGGCGCTCAGCACCACGCCGACCAGCACCCCGAGGCTCAGGTCGTGGGTCAGCACCGTGACGCCCACCGTCGCCAGCATCACGGTGGTCTCGCCCTTCGGGAATACGGTCAGCGTCCGCAGGCTGCTCCAGTCGAAGGTGCCCACGCTCACGACGATCATGACCGCGACCAGCGCCGCCATCGGAATCTGCACCAGCAGCGGTTGCAGCACCAGGATCAGGATCAGCAGGCCCAGGCCGGCCACGAAGGTCGACAGCCGCCCCCGCCCGCCGTTGGTGACGTTGATCATGCTCTGCCCGATCATGGCGCAGCCGGCCATCCCGCCGAAGAAGCCGGTGATGACGTTGGCGATGCCCTGGCCCCGGGCCTCGGTGTTCTTGTCGCTGGTGGTGTCGGTGCGCTCGTCGATCAGCTGCGCGGTGAGCAGGCTTTCGAGCAGGCCGACGATGGACAGCGTGAGGGCCACCGGGACGATGATCGCCAGGGTCTCCAGCGTGAAGGGCACCTGCGGCAGCGTGAAGGGCGGCAGGGCCGTGGGAAGCGCCCCCATGTCCCCGACGGTCTTCACGTCGGCGCCGGTGACCACGGACACGGCCGTCAGGGCGACGATGGCGACCAGGGCGCTGGGAATGGCCTTGAAGACGCGGGGCAGCAGGTAGATGATGGCGAGGCCGGCCGCGACCATGGCGTACATCTGCCAATTTGCCCCGATGAACTGCGGGAGCTGGGCCAGGAAGATCAGGATGGCCAGGGCGTTGACGAAGCCGGTCATCACGCTGCGGGGCACGAACTTGAGGTAGCGGGCCAGCTTCGCCCAGCCGAAGACGATCTGGAACAGCCCGGTCAGCACGGTGGCGGCGAACAGGTAGGCCAGGCCGTGGTCTCTGACCAGTCCGACCATCAGCAGCGCCATGGCGCCGGTCGCGGCGCTGATCATGCCGGGTCGCCCACCGATGAAGGCGGTCACGAGGGCGATGATGAACGACGCGTACAGGCCGACCTGCGGGTCGACGCCCGCGATGATGGAGAACGCGATGGCCTCGGGGATCAGTGCCAGCGCCACCACGATCCCCGCCAGGACGTCCTGGCGGGGATTGGCGAACCATTCTCGGCGGTACTGGGCACGGTCAAAACGGGACGGTGGGGTGGGAATGGCAGTCATGTGCACCTCGTGGGGTGCCGGGACAACCCGGTGGGTCTGCCGCTGGGGGCGGCAGGATCACGTCCAGTACAGGACGGGTGTCGGGTTATCGTCGGGGGCGTCACTCGAGCGGGACGCCGCGCCCGCGGCCCGGACAGTATGCGGCATTCCGGGTGCGCCGGCAAGCCCGGTCCCGGCACCGGGCAACCGGGACCGGCACGACGACCACCGGCCACGCGTCGGCCGCCCGCACCATGACGGTCCGTCACCTCCGGTACGGCACGGCGGCAGGTGACGGGGCGGCCCTCCGGGACGTCCATCGGCTGGGGGCTGGCCAGGGTCGCATCGGGTGGAGTGGTGGAACCGGGCACCGCTGTCCCTGCACGGCAGCACTGAGCACCGCCCCCGCCCGTAGGGGCCACGGCAGGCCGATCCCGCCGTGCTCCACGGTCTGCCGGGCACAGGGTGACCGGCGCCGCCGTGCCGGGCCCCTTCATCCAATGCCCACCCAGCGGTGGGATTCACCCCCTCGCCGCCCTAAGGAACGTCATTGTTCGGATCCGGCGCCGGTGCCGATACTGGGGGCCATGTGTCTCCAGAAACAGGTGTTCGACATCACCGCGCCGGGCCGTGTCATCCGCCGGGCCGATGGCCTGGCGAGTGACGCCGGCGCGGTCCTGACGCTGGCCGTCCATGCCTTCTTCCATGCCAATGCCGCGCTGTGGCGCTTTCAGGACGAATACGCCGCGATGCTCGAGGATGACAACGAACGCCGGGCGAGTGAGGAGTGGGCCGATGACCGGGCCCGCTGGCTGGAACTGCACTCCACCCTGAGCGCCCAGACGAATGCCCCCTGGGATCCCGAGGTGCACCGCCAGGCCACCCGACTGATGCGTCAGGAGAAGTGGGAGGGGGGCCGCGTGCCCCGCGCCTTCCTGCAGGCCTACCCGCTGATGGCCGCCGAGAGTGTGCTGGCGCATCTGGCCCAGCTCGGCGCGTACCTGCGCCTGGTGGCGGACCACCCGGACGTACCGGACGCGGCGCGGATGGCGGCGGCGGCGTTCGACCGCCGGTGGCCGCAGGTCACGGCCGCCCGAAGCGCGGCGCTCCATCCCGAAGACCGCGTCCGCCTGCTGCAGGGGCGGGCCTCCCCACTGGGTCTGCGGCCGCTGGATGACCTGCGGGCCGCGGTGGGCACCGGCAGCAGTCTGGTCGGCGGACATCTGGATTACACGACCCTGGTGTTCACCGCGGCCGACGGCACCGTCTGCGGTCTGGACATCACCAACCACACCCTGGCGGCCGTCCAGACGGTGCTCCAGAGCGTCCTCGACCGCTGTGTGTGGTCCGGGCCGGCGACGGTCGAGCCCAACTGACGGCGACCCCGGCGTCCTCTCGGCGCGGCGGCGCTCCCCCACACGGCGGGGAGTGCCGCCGCGTGATCCGTCGGTGCACGGCTGGGGTCATGGGGCGGGAAGCGCCGCGGCAGCCTGCCCCTGACGGGCGCGACCCACTGCCGGCCGGCCGCTCCGTGGGACGGTGAAGCGCTACCACGGATCAGTTCACCGGGGTCTGACACCTCCGGCGCGCGCCGGATCATAAGGGATCGACGCGCCGACACGTCCTGCCGGGCGCGGACGACACGCGCGGGTGCGGCCGGTCGGCGGCGCGGAGCCGGACGGAGCCGGTCTACACGGTGGAATTCGTGGTGAACCCGGCGGCCGGTGGGGCAGACCGCTGGACGGCCCACCACCGGGGGCATGTGGCCCCCCCGGACCGGCGGCCCACCGCAGGAAAGGACGTCCCAGCAGGCGTCGGGCGCCGTGTGCGGCCCACCACCACGCCGGCGGCAGGTTTGTCTGTAAGAAACCCGACAGCCGGAGGAACCTAGACTTGATCCAGATAAAGACGGACGGACTCCGTCATGCAAGAGGGGGTGTGTATGGCAATCTTCGGCAATTTTTCTGACATCGCCCTGGTCGATGTGTTCCGTGTGCTCCGATCCAAAACAGGAACGCTGGTTCTCAGTGGTCTTCCGGAAGTTGGCGAAGTCACAATCGACCTTCACTGTAACCATGCCGTCGCAATGACCATCGGTGGTCACCCCGTCACGCTGCGGGACCACGCGGCCGACCGGATCCGGCAGCTGCTCGGGCACACGCAGGGCACCTTCACGTTCCAGGCCGCAGAGGGCACGCAGAGGACCTTCCTCCTGCCCCTGCATCCGGTGCTGCATCAGTTCGCACAGCTCAACGCGTCGGTGCCGGACAGCGAACTGCCCCATCCGGAGACCCGCTTTACCCTGGTCGCGGCCCAGCCCGAGGTGCCCGCCGCCCTCCACGGGACGTGGGAGGCCCTGGCCCCCCTGCTGCGCGGCGCGACCAGTGCCAGCGAGGCCGCACCGCTGCTCGGCTGGACGGTGCGCGAGACCCAGGCCACGCTGTACCGCTACCGCAGCACCGGCCTGATCGAACTCGCGAGCACGGCTCCCGTCGTGCCCGTGCCGGCCGGCGCCGCCGACGGCGACGCGCCGGCCACGCAGTCCGTGCTGCGCCGCTTCATCCACCGGCTCCGCACCTGGGGGGGCGCGTGATTCATCCCATCAAGATCGTCGTCAGCGGCGCTGTCGGCGCCGGCAAGACCACCCTGATCCAGACCCTGTCCGAGACGGAGGTCATCTCGACCGACGTCGTGGCCAGCGAGGACATCGGCAAGGACAACACCACCATCGCCTTCGATTTCGGCACCGTGCAGCTCGGTGATGACCTGCTGCTGCTGTTCGGCACGCCCGGCCAGGAGCGCTTCGACTTCATGTGGGACGTGCTGTGCCAGGGCGCCATGGGCCTGCTGCTGCTGGTCTCGGGCACGCGGCCCGGCGACTTCCGCCACTCGCGGCACATCCTTGAGTTCATCCGCACCCGCTACCCGCTGCCCTACCTGCTGGGCGTCACCCACCAGGACCGGCCCGGCGCGTGGGCCCCCGAGGACGTCGCCGAGTACTTCGACACCCCGCCGGGCCGCGTGATCGGTCTGGACGCCACGGATCCCGCCGCGTGCCGGCGAGCCGTCTCCGATCTGCTGACCATCCTGGCCACGCCGGCCATGGCCGACGTGCCGCCCGTCCCCGCCCTCTACCCTGTCCAGCCTCCGGAGGCTTTATGAGCAAGCAAGAACAGACCCAGTCCATCCTGAACACCCTGCGCAGCTCCATGCCCGAGATCCGCGGCGCCCTGATCGCCACCGCCGACGGTCTGGCGATCTCGCGCTCCTTCTCGGACAGCACCGACTTCCAGCGTGTGGCCGCCATGGCCGCGACCGCCCTCGGCCTGGGCAAGCGCATCGCCGAGACCCTGGGGGCCGGCGAGTTCACCGAAACCAGCGTGAGCGGCAAGGACGGCAACGTGTACATCTACGCCACCGGCCCCAAGGGCGTGCTGGCCGTGATCACGCAGCCGGACGCCAACCTGGGCCTGCTGCACCTCGAGGCGCGCGACGCGGCCCGCACCATCGCCGGCATTCTCTGATCCCGTGGGTTCGGCCGGTGCATGAGCACTGCCGACCCGTCCCCCTGCCAGCCCGATTCCGGACAGACCCGCCCCGGGCTGGCCCCCGCCCCAGGAGAACCCCATGCAAGTGCGCCCAGAACTCGGAGAATTCAGCTCGATCGTGTGCTTCAAGGCCGTCATCACCGGTGTCGAGGACACCCTCGGCCCGGACGGCGCTGCCGTCGTCTTCACCCGTGCCGGCAAGGTGCGCGGCCACAACCTCGTGGCGTCCCTCGGTCTGACGGGCGCGAACCTGCCCATTGACCAGCTCGCCCAGGCGCTGAACAGCGCCATCGGCAAGGACGGCACCCGCCTGTGTGCGGTGAAGGGTGCGTTCATGGACGGCGAGAACGTCGTGATCGATACCGATGAGACCGTGTGCTCGGCCGGCGAGGAGCAGGGCAGCACCCGGCAGTGCACCTTCACCCTGGGCGCCGTGTGGGGCGCGCTGGAGGCCGTGACCGGCAGGACGTTCCTCGGCAGCCAGACCGACAGCGTCCTGCGCGGCGGCCAGACCGACCGCTTCGTCTTCGAACCCCTGTAACCCCGGGCGCGCAGGGCGGCAGGCCACCGAGTGGCCTGCCGCCCTGCGCTGTTCCTGGAGCGTGGCGCGCCACCGGACGTGCCGACCTCCGCTATGGTGGGGACGATGTCGCCCGCCCCTGGACGCGCTCCGACCCTGGCCGATCGCCTCCAGCGCGTGACGGGACAGCTGGCCACCACCCATGACCGTCACGCGATCTGCCGCGCCCTGCTCGCTCCGGCGATGGAGGCGGTGGACGCGGCGGCCGGAGCGGTGCTGATCGTCAGTGACTCGGGCGACGATCTGACGCTGGAGGCGGTTCACGGCCACGCCGGGGGTGCGCCGATCCTGTGGCCGGGCGGGC
The Deinococcus sp. AB2017081 genome window above contains:
- a CDS encoding ArsB/NhaD family transporter; translated protein: MTDPHAADHPTLLDTLGVTLSDTTMTAVAIALFVLTYALILMEKFVHRTVAALLGACAVMIVGLLSPDQAWGSIDFNTIFLLFGMMNIVNVLSRSGFFDLVARRAMLYTRGEPVRVLWTFSVLTAVFSAFLDNVTTVLFMAPVVVTVVTRLGLKPIPYLIAVILASNTGGTATLVGDPPNIIIGSVAGKGFGDFLVNVAPYAVVATIVGIALMHVLMRWRGHLNAAGSTERLQQVLADPTPVRTNPKLMRQALAVFAVTLLLFMVGHPIGLEAGLVALTTSTFLLLIADLSPVELFEQVEWATLLFFMGLFIVVGALEHVGVFGRVATALTTAIDGDIGLGILLVGVSSAIISGFVDNIPFTISMASVLRELQGTLGTAMDPLWWALSLGACLGGNLTLIGASANIVVSDIAAREGHPLSFGRFMTYATPIAVVTTTLALGLYYVVFTLTGAGG
- a CDS encoding cation:proton antiporter; the protein is MSLLDLSTLLVCVTAALAFVNARYLRLPASIGVTVGGLLISLVLLILVALRVPLALSAVEVVRGIEFSDFVFQGVLSFLLFAGALGVNSHALWSLRGPVIAFALLSTAISIALVGGALYGLLALFNLDISFVSCLLFGALISPTDPVAVLGMLKQANVPKRIETLVAGESLFNDGVGVVAFAVLAGIAAAGAGGHGPDLGVGGVLTFFAQEAVGGLLLGGLLGLAAYLALRSVQDFVVEMLITLSLVLACTAMAAHLHVSAPLAAVAAGLLVGSLTDRRPAALSSREKFDAFWHLADELLNIFLFALLALEVVVVDFSAAALVLGVIAIPLLLLIRTVSVQVPVWFLRRRHPFAPYTRRLMIWGGLRGAISVALAFTVPPGPARDLFLVMTYVVVVFSIIVQGLTVGRLAARAGEQRAPAAP
- a CDS encoding SulP family inorganic anion transporter, whose amino-acid sequence is MTAIPTPPSRFDRAQYRREWFANPRQDVLAGIVVALALIPEAIAFSIIAGVDPQVGLYASFIIALVTAFIGGRPGMISAATGAMALLMVGLVRDHGLAYLFAATVLTGLFQIVFGWAKLARYLKFVPRSVMTGFVNALAILIFLAQLPQFIGANWQMYAMVAAGLAIIYLLPRVFKAIPSALVAIVALTAVSVVTGADVKTVGDMGALPTALPPFTLPQVPFTLETLAIIVPVALTLSIVGLLESLLTAQLIDERTDTTSDKNTEARGQGIANVITGFFGGMAGCAMIGQSMINVTNGGRGRLSTFVAGLGLLILILVLQPLLVQIPMAALVAVMIVVSVGTFDWSSLRTLTVFPKGETTVMLATVGVTVLTHDLSLGVLVGVVLSALMFARKVSQLSQVSHEDGPDGTRTYRVRGQLFFVSTHDFLHQFEFGHPAPRVVIDLHGAHFWDGSAVGALDKVMLRFMRQGVTPELIGLNEASATLIDRLAVYGTPGAVARGSGH
- a CDS encoding roadblock/LC7 domain-containing protein — its product is MSKQEQTQSILNTLRSSMPEIRGALIATADGLAISRSFSDSTDFQRVAAMAATALGLGKRIAETLGAGEFTETSVSGKDGNVYIYATGPKGVLAVITQPDANLGLLHLEARDAARTIAGIL
- a CDS encoding GTP-binding protein, with translation MIHPIKIVVSGAVGAGKTTLIQTLSETEVISTDVVASEDIGKDNTTIAFDFGTVQLGDDLLLLFGTPGQERFDFMWDVLCQGAMGLLLLVSGTRPGDFRHSRHILEFIRTRYPLPYLLGVTHQDRPGAWAPEDVAEYFDTPPGRVIGLDATDPAACRRAVSDLLTILATPAMADVPPVPALYPVQPPEAL